A stretch of the Azorhizobium caulinodans ORS 571 genome encodes the following:
- a CDS encoding ABC transporter permease codes for MSSAPEMVGTARPRSLTLQRGVLGIVLFVLAWEGIARGFHLPAYTLPAVSDILASIYAKRAVLLTAAGFTLTEALVGYVLGALIGIGLAIVITLIPPTRAVLLPAATAINSVPVVAYSPLILLWFGIGMGSKFVMVALAVSFTVFLSALAGFDRVDRRSVDLLRSFGAGRLAILWRLRLPTALPLIAAGLRVSTVRSLIVAIVTEMLGAYGGLGWVIYQAVLQIDFVQVWGAIFVASAASLAFFGLIGFAEKRIIFWK; via the coding sequence ATGAGCAGTGCTCCGGAGATGGTCGGCACCGCCCGCCCTCGCAGCCTCACGCTCCAGCGCGGCGTGCTCGGCATCGTGCTGTTCGTACTGGCCTGGGAAGGCATCGCGCGGGGCTTTCACCTGCCGGCCTATACCTTGCCGGCGGTCAGCGACATCCTCGCCAGCATCTATGCCAAGCGCGCGGTTCTTCTCACCGCAGCCGGCTTCACCCTCACCGAGGCGCTGGTGGGTTATGTGCTGGGCGCGCTCATCGGCATCGGGCTCGCGATCGTCATCACGCTGATTCCACCCACGCGCGCCGTGCTCCTACCCGCCGCCACCGCCATCAATTCCGTGCCGGTGGTGGCCTATTCGCCGCTGATCCTGCTGTGGTTCGGCATCGGCATGGGCTCGAAGTTCGTGATGGTGGCGCTGGCGGTGAGCTTCACCGTCTTCCTTTCCGCCCTTGCCGGCTTCGACCGGGTGGACCGACGCTCGGTCGATCTGCTGCGCAGCTTCGGGGCCGGGCGGCTCGCCATCCTGTGGCGTCTGCGCCTGCCCACCGCTTTGCCGCTGATCGCCGCCGGCCTGCGGGTGTCCACCGTCCGCTCGCTGATCGTCGCCATCGTCACGGAGATGCTGGGCGCCTATGGGGGCCTCGGCTGGGTGATCTATCAGGCGGTGCTCCAGATCGACTTCGTGCAGGTGTGGGGCGCCATCTTCGTCGCCTCCGCCGCCAGCCTCGCCTTCTTCGGCCTCATCGGCTTTGCCGAAAAGCGCATCATCTTCTGGAAGTGA
- a CDS encoding VOC family protein has protein sequence MPHGDFSWYQLCTTDVEAAGAFYRRLLDWQRRDAGMPGMTYILLSKDGVDVGGMMALPEDVLKAAIGPYWMGYVEVEDVDATAARVSASGGVIHSPPADIPDVGRFAVIGDPQGAVLSLIHWNEGNAPPPAPANRMGAVGWHELAASDWPAVFPFYAELFGWTKGEPIDMGGMGTYQLFEHGGRAIGGMFNKPPEMPAPGWLYYAQVPDIAAAVATIAAEGGQVLHGPMEVPGGAWIAQGRDPQGAYFAVVAPPAGEMT, from the coding sequence ATGCCACATGGAGACTTCAGCTGGTACCAGCTCTGCACCACGGACGTGGAGGCCGCCGGTGCATTCTACCGTCGCCTGCTTGACTGGCAGAGGCGAGATGCGGGGATGCCGGGCATGACCTACATCCTTCTGTCGAAGGACGGTGTCGATGTCGGCGGCATGATGGCGCTGCCGGAAGACGTGCTGAAGGCTGCCATCGGTCCCTACTGGATGGGCTATGTGGAGGTGGAGGATGTCGATGCCACCGCCGCACGCGTGTCGGCGTCCGGCGGCGTCATCCATTCCCCGCCGGCGGACATTCCCGACGTCGGCCGCTTCGCGGTGATCGGCGATCCGCAGGGCGCGGTGCTGTCGCTGATCCACTGGAACGAAGGCAACGCGCCGCCGCCCGCGCCGGCGAACCGTATGGGTGCGGTGGGGTGGCACGAACTCGCCGCCAGTGACTGGCCGGCGGTCTTCCCCTTCTATGCGGAGCTGTTCGGCTGGACCAAGGGCGAGCCCATCGACATGGGGGGTATGGGCACCTACCAGCTCTTCGAGCACGGTGGGCGGGCCATCGGCGGCATGTTCAACAAGCCGCCGGAGATGCCGGCGCCCGGCTGGCTCTATTATGCGCAGGTGCCCGACATCGCCGCGGCGGTGGCGACCATCGCCGCGGAAGGCGGGCAGGTGCTTCACGGGCCCATGGAAGTGCCGGGCGGCGCCTGGATCGCGCAGGGTCGCGATCCGCAGGGCGCCTATTTCGCCGTCGTCGCCCCGCCGGCGGGCGAGATGACCTGA
- a CDS encoding YciI family protein codes for MRVMVLVKADVNSEQGALPPAKLLEDMMAYNEELVKAGIMVAGEGLKPSSQGVRIRFSGDQRTVTEGPFAETRELVAGFWIWEVESMAQAVEWAKRCPNPQLSDSDLEIRPFYALSDFGEVVTPEVEAQVERLTAAIEGQHGKYM; via the coding sequence ATGCGCGTGATGGTTCTGGTGAAGGCGGACGTGAACAGCGAGCAGGGCGCCCTGCCTCCGGCCAAGCTGCTGGAGGACATGATGGCCTATAATGAGGAACTGGTGAAAGCCGGCATCATGGTCGCGGGCGAGGGACTGAAGCCGTCCTCGCAAGGGGTGCGCATCCGTTTTTCGGGCGACCAGCGCACCGTGACCGAGGGCCCCTTCGCCGAGACCCGCGAGCTCGTGGCCGGCTTCTGGATCTGGGAGGTGGAGTCGATGGCGCAGGCCGTGGAATGGGCAAAGCGCTGCCCCAATCCGCAGCTCTCGGATTCCGATCTCGAAATCCGCCCCTTCTATGCGCTTTCGGACTTCGGCGAGGTGGTGACCCCGGAGGTGGAAGCGCAAGTGGAGCGCCTCACGGCCGCCATCGAAGGCCAGCACGGCAAATACATGTGA
- a CDS encoding LLM class flavin-dependent oxidoreductase, with the protein MKRQMHLGLFLLGTGSHIAGWRMPGAVDSFQDIEAVCEIARTAERAKFDLIFMGDNLNADPAAHPSYTARLEPLTLLSAVAMATERVGLGATVSTTYSDPFTVARAFASLDHISHGRAAWNAVTTAAPAAAANFGTQHPDHARRYEIAGEFLDTVKGLWDCWADDAIVADRESGLYIDPARVKPLDHEGAFFKVKGPVNIGRAPQGHPIISQAGGSEPGQQLAARTADLVFAVVQDIDEARAGYQALKARLPALGRRPEDVCVLPGVMPVVGRTDREARDKLNALMRHVNASNALGMLSERFGVDMSAYDLDGPIPELPKADTYHSFTGVMLAKARRESMTLRDLYNLVAAARGHWVLCGSAESVADTLQDWFETGAADGFNVMPPYFHEGFTDFTDLVVPLLQERGLFRADYEGTTLRDHLGLQRPANPNFPA; encoded by the coding sequence ATGAAACGGCAGATGCATCTCGGCCTGTTCCTGCTGGGCACGGGCAGCCACATCGCGGGCTGGCGCATGCCCGGCGCGGTGGACAGCTTCCAGGACATCGAAGCGGTGTGCGAGATCGCCCGAACGGCGGAGCGGGCGAAGTTCGACCTCATTTTCATGGGCGACAATCTCAATGCCGATCCCGCCGCCCATCCCTCCTATACGGCGCGCCTCGAACCGCTGACGCTGCTCTCCGCGGTCGCCATGGCAACAGAGCGCGTCGGCCTCGGCGCCACGGTCTCCACCACCTATTCCGATCCGTTCACGGTCGCCCGCGCGTTCGCTTCCCTCGACCACATCAGCCATGGCCGCGCGGCGTGGAATGCCGTCACCACCGCTGCGCCCGCCGCCGCCGCGAATTTCGGCACCCAGCATCCCGACCACGCCCGCCGCTATGAGATCGCCGGCGAATTTCTCGATACGGTGAAGGGGCTCTGGGACTGCTGGGCGGACGATGCCATCGTCGCCGACCGGGAGAGCGGGCTCTATATCGATCCCGCCAGGGTGAAGCCCCTCGATCACGAGGGCGCCTTCTTCAAGGTGAAAGGGCCGGTGAACATCGGCCGGGCGCCGCAGGGCCATCCCATCATCTCGCAGGCGGGCGGCTCCGAACCCGGCCAGCAACTGGCCGCACGCACCGCCGATCTGGTGTTCGCCGTCGTGCAGGACATTGACGAAGCGCGCGCTGGTTATCAGGCCCTCAAGGCACGCCTCCCCGCCCTCGGCCGGCGGCCGGAGGACGTCTGCGTGCTTCCGGGCGTGATGCCGGTGGTGGGGCGCACCGACCGGGAGGCCCGCGACAAGCTCAACGCGCTGATGCGCCATGTGAACGCCAGCAATGCGCTGGGCATGCTGTCCGAGCGCTTCGGCGTGGACATGAGCGCCTACGACCTCGATGGTCCCATCCCCGAATTACCCAAGGCGGACACCTATCACTCCTTCACCGGCGTGATGCTGGCCAAGGCCCGGCGCGAAAGCATGACGCTTCGCGATCTCTACAATCTGGTCGCTGCTGCACGCGGGCATTGGGTGTTGTGCGGTTCCGCCGAGAGCGTGGCGGACACGTTGCAGGACTGGTTCGAGACCGGAGCGGCGGACGGCTTCAACGTCATGCCGCCCTATTTCCACGAGGGGTTCACGGATTTCACCGATCTTGTGGTGCCCCTCCTTCAGGAACGCGGCCTGTTCCGGGCCGATTACGAGGGCACGACGCTGCGCGACCACCTCGGCCTGCAGCGTCCCGCCAATCCCAATTTCCCGGCCTGA
- a CDS encoding ABC transporter permease, with protein MSTSSLAQPAQPPSGASLRLLLPLLRALRGLAILVAVFAAWEALVVAFAIRPYYLPRPTVIFAALWQTPAPYVQGFLRTLSETLLGFVAGGVFGIGIGLLFFRARALRELVFPLFIVSQTIPVIAFGALVVLWFGNTLLAKAAIAFYLTFFPVTVNTLLGLESVDPRQEALLRSFGASPLQLLTRLQFPTALPQIFVALRLASSLALVGAIVGEWFGDTVGLGVLLLQGMYTENVVSIWATLLVSALLGTGFYALVAAAERAFVFWGAEQ; from the coding sequence ATGAGCACTTCCAGCCTCGCCCAGCCGGCCCAGCCGCCGTCGGGCGCCTCCCTCCGCCTCCTCCTGCCGCTGCTGCGCGCGTTGCGCGGGCTCGCCATTCTCGTCGCCGTCTTCGCGGCCTGGGAGGCGCTGGTCGTCGCCTTCGCCATCCGCCCCTATTATCTGCCGCGCCCGACCGTCATCTTCGCCGCCCTCTGGCAGACGCCCGCGCCCTATGTGCAGGGCTTCCTGCGCACGCTCAGCGAGACGCTCCTCGGCTTCGTCGCGGGCGGCGTGTTCGGCATCGGCATCGGGCTCCTGTTCTTCCGGGCGCGGGCGCTGCGGGAACTCGTCTTCCCGCTCTTCATCGTGTCCCAGACCATCCCGGTCATCGCCTTCGGCGCGCTGGTGGTGCTGTGGTTCGGCAATACGCTCCTCGCCAAGGCGGCGATTGCCTTCTATCTCACCTTCTTCCCGGTGACGGTGAACACCCTGCTGGGGCTCGAAAGCGTTGACCCGCGACAGGAAGCGCTGCTGCGCTCCTTCGGCGCAAGCCCGCTCCAGTTGCTCACCCGGCTGCAATTTCCCACTGCCCTGCCGCAGATCTTCGTGGCGCTGCGCCTGGCCTCCTCGCTCGCCCTCGTGGGCGCCATCGTCGGTGAATGGTTCGGCGACACCGTGGGCCTCGGCGTGCTGCTCCTTCAGGGCATGTATACGGAGAATGTCGTGAGCATCTGGGCGACGCTGCTCGTCTCGGCCCTGCTCGGCACCGGCTTCTACGCCCTCGTGGCCGCCGCCGAACGGGCCTTCGTCTTCTGGGGGGCTGAGCAATGA